The Halogranum gelatinilyticum genome window below encodes:
- a CDS encoding GTP cyclohydrolase IIa yields MTNTQLTHIQIDNYGPWTVTPEPRREMDLQTLQSRLFADLAQFVGNRGGYVFFTRFDNMVAVTNGLDRTDHELLQESVGNRYPVTLSLGVGVDEIPVEALETATAGVQAAGSAQDAERTEVLAGEFHTGQAADDLHIAHFDVDDATGKYTDRLNEFDTFIQIEQGYAALMRYMREEHGALSFFVGGDNIIAVCPELSPATYQAAIDAVEAEVGVELKVGVGTAPSPHEAGFAAKHALEDCRHRGTAVEFAATDSPTLSTD; encoded by the coding sequence GTGACGAACACGCAGCTCACACACATCCAGATCGACAACTACGGGCCGTGGACCGTAACGCCGGAACCGCGCCGCGAGATGGACCTCCAGACGCTCCAGTCGCGACTCTTCGCTGACCTCGCACAGTTCGTCGGCAACCGCGGCGGCTACGTCTTCTTCACCCGCTTCGACAACATGGTCGCGGTGACGAACGGGCTGGACCGCACTGACCACGAACTCCTGCAGGAGTCCGTCGGCAACCGCTATCCGGTCACCCTGAGCCTCGGCGTCGGCGTCGACGAGATACCCGTCGAGGCACTCGAAACCGCGACGGCGGGGGTGCAGGCAGCCGGAAGCGCGCAGGACGCCGAGCGGACCGAAGTCCTCGCCGGAGAGTTCCATACGGGGCAGGCCGCCGACGACCTCCACATCGCGCACTTCGACGTCGATGACGCCACGGGCAAGTACACCGACCGGCTCAACGAGTTCGACACGTTCATTCAGATCGAACAGGGCTACGCCGCGCTGATGCGGTATATGCGCGAGGAGCACGGCGCGCTCTCCTTCTTCGTCGGCGGCGACAACATCATCGCCGTCTGTCCGGAGCTGTCGCCCGCCACGTACCAGGCCGCCATCGACGCCGTCGAGGCCGAGGTCGGCGTCGAACTGAAAGTCGGTGTCGGCACCGCACCCTCGCCACACGAGGCCGGGTTCGCGGCGAAACACGCCCTGGAGGACTGTCGGCACCGCGGCACCGCCGTCGAGTTCGCCGCGACCGACTCGCCGACGCTCTCGACTGACTGA
- a CDS encoding zinc-dependent alcohol dehydrogenase, translating into MPARSLYFTAPEEVALRERPVPTPGADEVRVQTTVSAVSPGTERLLYEGNAPSNLPIDSSLPALSGTFEYPFTYGYAAVGTVTAVGDDVDEAWLDRTVFAFNPHETHFLAEPADLHVVPDGCSPETAALLPNVETALNFVMDGRPVVGERVAVFGQGVVGLLTTAILSSFPLEQLTTVDTVAARRDLSRQFGADESLTPAETRERFALDPATNGHADVPQGTDLTYELSGNPEALDDAIDVTGYDGRVVVGSWYGRKRADLGLGGRFHRSRIDLQSSQVSTIAPEFRGRWTTERRFETAWDWLSRLDTDRLVTDRLPLSRAADAYDSLGSDREGTVQILFTYGE; encoded by the coding sequence ATGCCAGCACGCTCGCTCTACTTCACGGCACCCGAGGAAGTGGCCCTTCGCGAGCGGCCGGTTCCGACGCCCGGTGCCGACGAAGTCCGCGTCCAGACGACCGTCTCGGCGGTCAGCCCCGGTACGGAGCGGCTGCTCTACGAGGGCAACGCACCGTCGAACCTCCCCATCGACTCGTCGCTTCCGGCACTGTCGGGGACGTTCGAGTATCCCTTCACCTACGGCTACGCCGCCGTCGGCACCGTGACCGCCGTCGGCGACGACGTCGACGAGGCGTGGCTCGACCGCACCGTCTTCGCGTTCAACCCCCACGAGACGCACTTCCTCGCGGAGCCGGCCGACCTGCACGTCGTCCCCGACGGCTGTTCGCCCGAGACCGCCGCGCTCCTGCCGAACGTGGAGACGGCACTCAACTTCGTCATGGACGGCCGCCCGGTCGTCGGCGAACGCGTGGCCGTCTTCGGCCAGGGCGTCGTCGGCCTACTCACGACGGCCATCCTCTCGTCGTTCCCACTGGAGCAGCTGACGACGGTCGACACCGTCGCCGCCCGTCGCGACCTCTCCCGGCAGTTCGGCGCGGACGAGAGCCTCACGCCCGCCGAGACCCGCGAACGGTTCGCGCTCGACCCGGCGACCAACGGCCACGCCGACGTCCCCCAGGGGACCGACCTGACCTACGAACTCTCGGGGAACCCCGAGGCACTCGACGACGCCATCGACGTGACGGGCTACGACGGCCGCGTCGTCGTCGGCTCGTGGTACGGCCGCAAGCGGGCCGACCTCGGTCTCGGCGGCCGCTTCCACCGCAGCCGCATCGACCTCCAGAGCAGTCAGGTGAGCACCATCGCCCCCGAGTTCCGCGGCCGGTGGACGACCGAGCGACGGTTCGAGACGGCCTGGGACTGGCTCTCTCGGCTCGACACCGACCGGCTCGTCACCGACCGGCTGCCGCTCTCGCGCGCGGCCGACGCCTACGACAGCCTCGGCTCCGACCGCGAGGGGACCGTGCAAATCCTCTTTACCTACGGGGAGTGA
- a CDS encoding 6-pyruvoyl trahydropterin synthase family protein, with translation MYSVTVRRSFVAQHFLTVPDPGPEGELHSHHFTAEVGFHGPELNEYGYLVDIDDVKDAMATVIGRYRDTTLNDQDSFAGKNPSVEHFSRILCEEIVAHAEPEVPTKASVKLWEDDEAWARYETSL, from the coding sequence ATGTACTCGGTCACGGTCCGACGTTCCTTCGTCGCCCAACATTTCCTCACCGTCCCCGACCCCGGCCCGGAGGGCGAACTCCACTCGCATCACTTCACCGCCGAGGTCGGCTTCCACGGTCCCGAGTTGAACGAGTACGGCTATCTCGTCGACATCGACGACGTGAAAGACGCGATGGCGACCGTCATCGGCCGCTACCGCGACACGACGCTCAACGACCAGGACTCCTTCGCGGGGAAGAACCCCAGCGTCGAGCACTTCTCGCGGATTCTCTGTGAGGAGATCGTCGCCCACGCCGAACCCGAGGTACCGACGAAGGCCTCCGTGAAGCTCTGGGAGGACGACGAGGCGTGGGCGCGCTACGAGACGTCGCTGTAG